One stretch of Anguilla anguilla isolate fAngAng1 chromosome 5, fAngAng1.pri, whole genome shotgun sequence DNA includes these proteins:
- the lmnl3 gene encoding lamin L3 isoform X2 encodes MASITSTPATSTSRTSRTTRRSTASTPGISPSSTSPTRLTRIQEKEELRQLNDRLAAYIERARHLENDKSSMLILLEEKEESSTRELGKIRLLYENELADARKILDTTANERARLQIELSQLSEDHRQLQTRNSKKESELATAVGRWRNLEAVLNSKEAEFANLLAGNRGLENEIAELKAQVSNLELALQDAKTQLHAEMLRRVDMENQVQTLREQLEFHRHISEQEVREMRSRHESRLVEVDSGRQKEFESKLAEAMQQLRQEHEGHIQQYKEELERTYSARLENAQYSAAKNSDLASSTREELAGTKLRLENMSSQISYFQKQSSDLEARVRELEATLDREREAGQRRLTEKEREMANMRQQMQAQLEEYENLLDVKLALDMEINAYRKMLEGEEQRLNLSPSPSQHGPVSRTHMHAGRRQKGKKRKLEGRASLSPGYKISQHASAHGSVSIDEIDLEGNYIKLRNNSEMDQSLGGWVLRKSHRTMPEVSFQIPASYVLRGGQTLTIWGAGAGVEPKPPTDLVLKTQRNWGMVDDVRVVLVTPHNEETAERRLVRVQRGAEGESDVELEEEDVGGGSSELHLRRQGRTAEEASCAVM; translated from the exons ATGGCCTCCATAACGTCCACTCCAGCCACTTCAACAAGCCGGACATCCCGTACGACAAGGCGGAGCACGGCCAGCACGCCCGGGATATCCCCGTCCAGCACGAGTCCAACACGCCTCACTCGCATACAGGAGAAGGAAGAACTCAGGCAGCTGAATGACCGTCTTGCCGCATACATAGAGCGTGCCCGGCATCTGGAGAATGACAAATCCTCCATGCTGATCCTgctggaggagaaggaagaaTCGTCGACTAGAGAATTGGGAAAAATCCGGCTACTGTATGAAAACGAACTCGCCGACGCTAGAAAGATACTGGACACTACGGCCAACGAGAGGGCTAGGCTACAAATAGAACTGTCCCAACTCTCAGAAGATCACCGACAACTACAAACAAG GAATAGTAAGAAAGAGTCCGAGCTGGCCACGGCAGTGGGGCGTTGGAGAAACCTTGAAGCTGTGCTGAACTCCAAAGAGGCAGAGTTTGCTAACTTGCTGGCGGGAAACCGGGGACTGGAAAATGAAATCGCAGAGCTCAAAGCCCAGGTTTCCAAT CTGGAGCTGGCCTTACAGGATGCTAAGACTCAGCTCCACGCCGAGATGCTGCGAAGGGTGGACATGGAGAACCAGGTGCAAACGCTCCGGGAGCAGTTGGAATTCCACAGACACATCAGTGAGCAG GAGGTCAGGGAGATGCGGAGCCGGCACGAGAGCAGGCTGGTGGAGGTGGACTCGGGGCGGCAGAAGGAGTTCGAGAGCAAGCTGGCCGAGGCCATGCAGCAGCTCAGGCAGGAGCACGAAGGTCACATCCAGCAGTACAaagaggagctggagaggaccTACAGTGCCAGA TTAGAAAACGCACAGTATTCAGCGGCCAAGAATAGCGACCTGGCCAGTTCCACCAGGGAAGAGCTTGCTGGGACCAAGCTGCGACTGGAGAACATGTCTTCTCAAATCAGCTATTTCCAGAAGCAG AGCAGCGACCTGGAGGCTCGGGTTCGGGAGCTGGAGGCCACGCTGGACCGGGAGAGGGAGGCCGGCCAGCGGCGGCTGAccgagaaggagagggagatggcCAACATGAGGCAGCAGATGCAGGCCCAGCTGGAGGAGTACGAGAACCTGCTGGACGTGAAGCTGGCCCTCGACATGGAGATCAACGCCTACCGGAAGATGCTGGAAGGAGAAGAGCAGAG GCTGAACCTGTCCCCGAGCCCCTCCCAGCACGGGCCGGTATcccgcacgcacatgcacgctgGCAGGAGACAGAAGGGGAAGAAACGCAAGCTGGAGGGGCGGGCCAGCCTGTCGCCAGGTTACAagatctcccagcatgcctcagcACACGGGAGTGTGTCCATTGACGAGATTGACCTCGAAGGGAACTACATCAAGCTTAGGAATAACTCTGAGATG GACCAGtctttgggtgggtgggtctTGAGAAAGAGCCACAGGACCATGCCCGAGGTGTCCTTTCAGATCCCCGCCTCTTACGTCCTGAGAGGAGGACAGACGCTAACT ATTTGGGGGGCCGGTGCTGGGGTTGAACCGAAACCCCCCACTGATTTGGTGCTGAAGACCCAGAGGAACTGGGGAATGGTTGACGATGTAAGGGTTGTCCTGGTGACCCCTCATAACGAG GAGACGGCAGAGCGGAGGCTGGTGCGTGTGCagaggggggctgagggggagTCTGAcgtggagctggaggaagaggacgtcggcggcggcagcagcgaGCTGCATCTCCGGCGGCAG GGGCGGACCGCGGAGGAGGCCAGCTGCGCCGTTATGTAA
- the zgc:158785 gene encoding E3 ubiquitin-protein ligase MARCHF3, which produces MASEEPVDPAVAGTVVKAPPDASQEEHSAPPVQEVIDCSSHVPYAVSSPSTSSLCSEDSFCRICHEGDGVEDLLSPCECAGTLAMVHCSCLERWLTASNTSRCELCHFEFALERLPKPLTEWLDTPSMQHQRRTLCGDIICFMFITPLACLSGWLCVQGAMDLYYSNSMEAIGLIVLTLALFSIYLFWTFVSLRYHIHLFEVWKRTNQRVRLQISRPALLPPRQQEFPQLFINKDTSKETVV; this is translated from the exons ATGGCCTCTGAGGAACCTGTGGACCCGGCAGTGGCCGGTACTGTGGTGAAAGCTCCTCCAGACGCCTCGCAAGAGGAGCATTCGGCCCCCCCTGTGCAGGAAGTGATTGACTGCAGCAGCCATGTCCCATATGCAGTGTCCAGTCCCAGCACCAGCAG CCTTTGCAGTGAGGACTCCTTCTGTCGGATCTGTCACGAGGGCGACGGCGTGGAGGACCTTCTGTCCCCCTGCGAATGCGCCGGCACTCTGGCCATGGTCCACTGCAGCTGTCTGGAGCGTTGGCTGACGGCCTCAAACACCAGTCGCTGCGAGCTCTGCCACTTTGAATTTGCCTTGGAACGCTTGCCAAAGCCACTCACCGAG TGGCTGGACACCCCGTCCATGCAGCACCAGAGGCGAACACTGTGTGGTGACATCATCTGTTTTATGTTCATCACTCCGCTGGCCTGTCTGTCCGGCTGGCTCTGTGTCCAGGGGGCCATGGACCTCTATTACAGCAACAGCATGGAGGCTATTGGCCTCATAGTCCTCACTCTTGCACTGTTCTCCATCTACCTGTTCTGGACCTTT GTGTCTTTGCGCTACCACATTCATCTCTTTGAGGTGTGGAAAAGGACCAATCAGAGAGTCAGGCTCCAGATCTCCAGGCCAGCACTGTTACCACCTCGCCAACAAGAATTTCCCCAGCTCTTCATAAACAAGGACACCAGCAAGGAGACAGTGGTGTAG
- the cx36.7 gene encoding connexin 36.7 — protein sequence MAPQLQGQSCNMKTAVRGTARSKVDLFQVVYFGKVLRRDMTEWTLLKRLLDAVHQHSTMIGRIWLTVMVIFRLLIVAVATEDVYTDEQEMFVCNTIQPGCSNICYDSFAPISQPRFWVFQIITVSTPSLCFIIYTWHNLSKHPEGEHVKESRETYDRSCDSDSCSIKSHRHLGHSLADVLEGIAAQSNHKAASGSSSGVLSKYYVFHVCFRATLEIGFVFAQWLLFGFHVPSHFVCTAFPCSQRVDCYVSRPTEKTVFLVFMFCVGIFCIFLNFLELNHLGWKKIKTSIRIKESPWRGYEAINQDSQSVASLTFRDITSTTSLPTLDLVVEHKPDWTCTGNCSPLKDEMAAEAQSQDNPRGTQSVKSKTSKGRSSKQRSSEVWI from the exons ATGGCACCGCAGCTCCAGGGCCAGAGCTGTAACATGAAAACGGCTGTCCGCGGCACTGCCAGGAGTAAAGTGGATCTATTTCAAGTCGTGTACTTCGGGAAAGTCCTGCGCAGAGACATGACCGAGTGGACCCTGCTGAAGCGCCTCCTGGACGCCGTGCACCAGCACTCCACCATGATCGGTCGGATCTGGCTCACCGTCATGGTGATCTTCCGGCTCCTCATCGTCGCCGTGGCCACcgaggacgtctacacggacgAGCAGGAGATGTTCGTCTGCAACACCATCCAGCCGGGCTGCTCCAACATCTGCTACGACTCCTTCGCGCCCATCTCCCAGCCCAGGTTCTGGGTGTTCCAGATCATCACCGTGTCCACGCCGTCCTTGTGCTTCATCATCTACACCTGGCACAACCTCTCCAAACATCCGGAGGGGGAGCACGTTAAAGAGAGCCGAGAGACCTACGACAGGAGTTGCGACTCCGACAGCTGCTCCATCAAATCCCACAGACACCTGGGGCACAGCCTGGCAGACGTGCTGGAGGGCATCGCTGCTCAGAGCAATCACAAAGCGGCCAGCGGCAGCTCT TCGGGAGTCCTGTCGAAATACTACGTCTTCCACGTGTGCTTCCGGGCGACCCTGGAGATCGGCTTCGTCTTCGCCCAGTGGCTCCTGTTCGGGTTCCACGTCCCCTCTCACTTTGTGTGCACCGCCTTCCCCTGCTCCCAGAGGGTGGACTGCTACGTCTCCCGGCCTACGGAGAAGACCGTCTTCCTCGTCTTCATGTTCTGCGTTGGGATATTCTGCATCTTCCTGAACTTCCTGGAGCTGAACCACTTGGGCTGGAAAAAGATCAAGACGTCTATCCGCATAAAAGAGAGCCCGTGGAGAGGCTACGAGGCCATAAACCAGGACAGCCAATCGGTGGCCTCCCTTACATTCAGGGACATTACCAGCACCACGTCTCTGCCCACGTTAGACCTGGTGGTGGAACACAAGCCAGACTGGACCTGCACAGGAAACTGCTCCCCGCTTAAAGACGAAATGGCTGCAGAAGCGCAAAGCCAGGACAACCCCAGAGGAACGCAGTCTGTAAAGAGCAAGACCAGCAAAGGGAGGTCCTCCAAGCAGAGGAGCTCCGAGGTCTGGATATAA
- the lmnl3 gene encoding lamin L3 isoform X1 produces the protein MASITSTPATSTSRTSRTTRRSTASTPGISPSSTSPTRLTRIQEKEELRQLNDRLAAYIERARHLENDKSSMLILLEEKEESSTRELGKIRLLYENELADARKILDTTANERARLQIELSQLSEDHRQLQTRNSKKESELATAVGRWRNLEAVLNSKEAEFANLLAGNRGLENEIAELKAQVSNLELALQDAKTQLHAEMLRRVDMENQVQTLREQLEFHRHISEQEVREMRSRHESRLVEVDSGRQKEFESKLAEAMQQLRQEHEGHIQQYKEELERTYSARLENAQYSAAKNSDLASSTREELAGTKLRLENMSSQISYFQKQSSDLEARVRELEATLDREREAGQRRLTEKEREMANMRQQMQAQLEEYENLLDVKLALDMEINAYRKMLEGEEQRLNLSPSPSQHGPVSRTHMHAGRRQKGKKRKLEGRASLSPGYKISQHASAHGSVSIDEIDLEGNYIKLRNNSEMDQSLGGWVLRKSHRTMPEVSFQIPASYVLRGGQTLTIWGAGAGVEPKPPTDLVLKTQRNWGMVDDVRVVLVTPHNEETAERRLVRVQRGAEGESDVELEEEDVGGGSSELHLRRQPKRRKKKCCLVS, from the exons ATGGCCTCCATAACGTCCACTCCAGCCACTTCAACAAGCCGGACATCCCGTACGACAAGGCGGAGCACGGCCAGCACGCCCGGGATATCCCCGTCCAGCACGAGTCCAACACGCCTCACTCGCATACAGGAGAAGGAAGAACTCAGGCAGCTGAATGACCGTCTTGCCGCATACATAGAGCGTGCCCGGCATCTGGAGAATGACAAATCCTCCATGCTGATCCTgctggaggagaaggaagaaTCGTCGACTAGAGAATTGGGAAAAATCCGGCTACTGTATGAAAACGAACTCGCCGACGCTAGAAAGATACTGGACACTACGGCCAACGAGAGGGCTAGGCTACAAATAGAACTGTCCCAACTCTCAGAAGATCACCGACAACTACAAACAAG GAATAGTAAGAAAGAGTCCGAGCTGGCCACGGCAGTGGGGCGTTGGAGAAACCTTGAAGCTGTGCTGAACTCCAAAGAGGCAGAGTTTGCTAACTTGCTGGCGGGAAACCGGGGACTGGAAAATGAAATCGCAGAGCTCAAAGCCCAGGTTTCCAAT CTGGAGCTGGCCTTACAGGATGCTAAGACTCAGCTCCACGCCGAGATGCTGCGAAGGGTGGACATGGAGAACCAGGTGCAAACGCTCCGGGAGCAGTTGGAATTCCACAGACACATCAGTGAGCAG GAGGTCAGGGAGATGCGGAGCCGGCACGAGAGCAGGCTGGTGGAGGTGGACTCGGGGCGGCAGAAGGAGTTCGAGAGCAAGCTGGCCGAGGCCATGCAGCAGCTCAGGCAGGAGCACGAAGGTCACATCCAGCAGTACAaagaggagctggagaggaccTACAGTGCCAGA TTAGAAAACGCACAGTATTCAGCGGCCAAGAATAGCGACCTGGCCAGTTCCACCAGGGAAGAGCTTGCTGGGACCAAGCTGCGACTGGAGAACATGTCTTCTCAAATCAGCTATTTCCAGAAGCAG AGCAGCGACCTGGAGGCTCGGGTTCGGGAGCTGGAGGCCACGCTGGACCGGGAGAGGGAGGCCGGCCAGCGGCGGCTGAccgagaaggagagggagatggcCAACATGAGGCAGCAGATGCAGGCCCAGCTGGAGGAGTACGAGAACCTGCTGGACGTGAAGCTGGCCCTCGACATGGAGATCAACGCCTACCGGAAGATGCTGGAAGGAGAAGAGCAGAG GCTGAACCTGTCCCCGAGCCCCTCCCAGCACGGGCCGGTATcccgcacgcacatgcacgctgGCAGGAGACAGAAGGGGAAGAAACGCAAGCTGGAGGGGCGGGCCAGCCTGTCGCCAGGTTACAagatctcccagcatgcctcagcACACGGGAGTGTGTCCATTGACGAGATTGACCTCGAAGGGAACTACATCAAGCTTAGGAATAACTCTGAGATG GACCAGtctttgggtgggtgggtctTGAGAAAGAGCCACAGGACCATGCCCGAGGTGTCCTTTCAGATCCCCGCCTCTTACGTCCTGAGAGGAGGACAGACGCTAACT ATTTGGGGGGCCGGTGCTGGGGTTGAACCGAAACCCCCCACTGATTTGGTGCTGAAGACCCAGAGGAACTGGGGAATGGTTGACGATGTAAGGGTTGTCCTGGTGACCCCTCATAACGAG GAGACGGCAGAGCGGAGGCTGGTGCGTGTGCagaggggggctgagggggagTCTGAcgtggagctggaggaagaggacgtcggcggcggcagcagcgaGCTGCATCTCCGGCGGCAG ccaaaaagaagaaaaaagaaatgttgttTGGTCTCGTGA